The Malus domestica chromosome 10, GDT2T_hap1 genome contains a region encoding:
- the LOC103422176 gene encoding uncharacterized protein — MGKVVERKKKKKGRPSLLDLQKRTLREQQEQLQHQHQKRKPNSAPHSNPNYRTAPTESSHASLRRSTRRNPNPDGNSNDEDEDEDEDDDVSAGNRREKKLKLVLKLPFSNQKQSANSASRNSPSVGSESNADDDGKDRTDRKRKINAIGYGSGLAHPQKGEKSIPAANPPSSLRGGLTTLDSGPSTPLPDKNLLLFVLDRLQKKDTYGVFSEPVDPKELPDYHEVIEHPMDFGTVKKKLTSGVYSSLERFEDDIFLICSNAMQYNAPDTIYFRQARSIHELAKKNFENLRQDSDDNEPGPKVVRRGRPPTKNLHKKLGRPSLDRAGSEGSDAALATGAESTTLDLRKGSLLSDKSGLVGSRNNDVYINWLTDNKFERNDDVTGSTRGNSKLGKKQFVFDENRRNTYNQTHPSASGRESSVLTTFDGERKQLMAVGLHSDYGYARSLARFAANLGAPAWTIAAKKIERPLLPGVKFGPGWVGENDVASHRPLLLASASLCQPSSSEPFPIRPNASSAAAYCSVESNGDKLSEKLSGHHSSEKPSGYNSSEKHVPSIPLALDSNTSSSLPLSAATLSPPIVANKSPEPLPGKVETAEGSNTCTGFNMPSSNLGVMRPRPPFQIHQNSIFQPGINGFNGTNGLNIPAHMRKLVGAAGPGGFNFQLSQMLDAVSRTNVNFHPATSNSLTSEETKLSETSGTINSSPSLLNPVNEAMAARTRGTHPQPSWQGLSQQRKPDSGLSPQ, encoded by the exons ATGGGTAAGGTAgtggaaaggaagaagaagaagaaaggacgGCCCTCTCTTTTGGATCTTCAAAAACGGACTCTCAGAGAGCAGCAGGAGCAATTACAACACCAGCACCAGAAGCGAAAGCCCAATTCTGCCCCTCATTCCAACCCTAATTACAGGACCGCCCCTACAGAATCCTCCCACGCTTCCCTCCGGCGATCCACCCGCCGCAACCCTAACCCCGACGGCAATTCCAACGACGAGGACGAGGACGAGGATGAAGACGACGACGTTTCGGCCGGGAATCGCCGCGAGAAAAAACTCAAGCTCGTCCTCAAATTGCCCTTCAGCAATCAGAAACAGTCGGCCAATTCCGCGTCTCGGAACTCCCCCAGCGTTGGCTCCGAGTCCAACGCCGACGACGATGGCAAAGACAGAACCGACCGGAAGCGCAAGATCAATGCGATCGGCTATGGATCTGGACTCGCTCACCCTCAAAAG GGTGAGAAGTCAATTCCTGCTGCAAACCCACCAAGCAGCCTACGAG GAGGGTTAACAACGTTGGACTCTGGACCCTCTACCCCTTTGCCTGATAAAAATTTGCTGCTGTTCGTTCTCGACAGGCTCCAAAA gaaGGACACGTACGGTGTGTTTTCTGAACCAGTGGACCCCAAAGAG CTTCCGGACTACCATGAAGTAATCGAGCACCCTATGGATTTCGGGACGGTGAAGAAGAAACTTACGAGTGGAGTCTACTCCAGTTTGGAACGGTTTGAG GATGATATTTTCTTAATCTGCTCCAATGCAATGCAGTACAATGCCCCAGATACCATATATTTTCGACAG GCACGCTCAATACATGAGCTTGCGAAAaagaattttgaaaatttgaggcAAGATAGTGATGATAATGAACCAGGACCAAAGGTCGTAAGAAGAGGTAGACCACCAACAAAAAATTTGCACAAGAAATTGGGCAGGCCTTCCTTGGACCGTGCTGGTTCAGAGGGCTCAGATGCCGCTCTTGCTACTGGGGCTGAAAGCACCACATTGGATCTTAGAAAAGGATCTCTTCTTTCAGACAAGTCTGGTTTGGTGGGTTCGCGGAATAATGATgtttatattaattggttgacAGATAACAAATTTGAGAGGAATGATGATGTCACAG GTTCCACAAGGGGTAATTCGAAGCTTGGGAAAAAACAATTTGTGTTTGATGAGAACAGGCGTAATACATATAATCAAACTCATCCTTCAGCCAGTGGACGAGAGTCATCTGTATTGACTACATTTGATGGAGAAAGGAAACAGCTGATGGCT GTAGGGCTTCACTCAGACTATGGTTATGCAAGGAGCCTGGCTCGATTTGCTGCAAATCTTGGAGCTCCAGCTTGGACCATTGCCGCAAAGAAGATCGAAAGGCCTTTGCTCCCTGGTGTTAAGTTCGGCCCAGGGTGGGTTGGAGAAAATGATGTTGCGTCACATAGGCCACTGCTATTAGCCTCAGCCTCACTATGTCAGCCATCTTCATCAGAGCCCTTTCCCATTCGTCCAAATGCATCTTCTGCTGCAGCATATTGCTCTGTTGAGTCTAACGGAGATAAATTGTCAGAGAAGTTGTCGGGACATCACTCATCAGAGAAGCCATCGGGGTATAACTCATCAGAGAAGCATGTGCCTTCTATTCCTTTAGCACTGGATAGCAATACAAGCAGCTCGCTTCCTCTGTCTGCTGCTACCTTATCACCCCCCATTGTTGCTAATAAATCTCCTGAACCCCTCCCTGGAAAAGTAGAAACTGCTGAAGGATCAAACACTTGTACTGGGTTTAATATGCCGAGCAGCAATCTTGGAGTAATGAGGCCGAGGCCTCCATTTCAGATCCATCAGAATTCCATATTCCAACCTGGGATCAACGGATTTAATGGCACAAACGGATTAAACATTCCTGCTCATATGAGAAAGCTAGTTGGAGCGGCCGGGCCCGGTGGTTTTAATTTCCAGTTGTCTCAAATGCTTGATGCGGTCTCTAGGACTAATGTTAACTTCCATCCAGCTACTTCAAACAGCTTAACTTCGGAAGAAACTAAACTCTCTGAAACTTCAGGTACGATAAACTCTTCCCCTTCATTACTAAATCCAGTGAATGAGGCAATGGCAGCACGGACAAGGGGGACTCATCCCCAGCCATCTTGGCAAGGGTTGTCACAACAACGGAAACCCGATTCAGGCTTGTCACCCCAATAA
- the LOC103429545 gene encoding protein EXORDIUM-like 5, translating into MPLTNFSSLLLLLLTTTTVFANAAPTPSVQTLNTHELFNPKLPPRTLSSNKKFEGSSNLVDLRYHMGPVLSSSPINIYLIWYGKWAAPQKLLITDFIHSISAAPSASPSPSVAEWWRTVSLYTDQTGANVSRAVVVAGQYSDMKYSHGNHLTRLSVQQVIASAVRSAPFPVDHKQGVYLILTSEDVTVQDFCRAVCGFHYFTFPSMVGYTLPYAWIGNSGKQCPEVCAYPFAVPGYMGGGGPGALSPPNRDIGVDGMISVIGHELAELSSNPLVNAWYAGEDPTAPTEIGDLCEGLYGTGGGGGYIGQVMRDREGRTFNVNGSKGRKFLLQWIWSPVLKACAGPNALD; encoded by the coding sequence ATGCCGCTCACCAAtttctcctccctcctcctcctcctcctcaccaccaccaccgtctTCGCCAATGCCGCCCCCACTCCCTCCGTCCAAACCCTGAACACTCACGAGCTCTTCAACCCCAAGCTCCCTCCACGCACCCTCTCCTCCAATAAGAAATTCGAGGGCTCCTCCAACCTCGTCGACCTCCGCTACCACATGGGCCCCGTCCTCTCCTCCTCCCCCATCAACATCTACCTCATCTGGTACGGCAAGTGGGCCGCGCCCCAGAAGCTCCTCATCACCGACTTCATCCACTCCATTTCCGCCGCTCCCTCCgcctccccctccccctccgTCGCCGAGTGGTGGCGAACTGTCTCCCTCTACACCGACCAGACCGGCGCCAATGTCTCACGCGCCGTCGTCGTCGCCGGACAGTACTCCGACATGAAGTACTCCCACGGGAATCACCTCACCCGCCTCTCAGTCCAGCAGGTCATCGCCTCCGCCGTCCGATCCGCCCCCTTCCCCGTCGATCACAAGCAAGGCGTCTACCTAATCCTCACTTCCGAGGACGTCACTGTTCAGGACTTTTGTCGAGCCGTTTGTGGGTTCCATTACTTCACCTTCCCCTCCATGGTGGGCTACACTCTGCCATACGCCTGGATCGGAAACTCCGGCAAGCAGTGCCCGGAGGTCTGCGCCTACCCGTTCGCAGTCCCGGGGTACATGGGCGGCGGCGGGCCCGGGGCGCTGTCGCCGCCCAACAGGGACATTGGCGTGGACGGGATGATCAGTGTGATTGGGCACGAGCTCGCTGAGCTCTCGTCCAACCCGCTGGTGAATGCGTGGTACGCCGGGGAGGACCCAACGGCGCCAACGGAGATTGGGGACTTGTGCGAAGGGTTGTATGGGACCGGTGGCGGCGGCGGGTACATTGGGCAGGTGATGAGGGATCGGGAAGGGAGGACGTTCAATGTGAATGGAAGCAAAGGGAGGAAGTTTTTGTTGCAGTGGATTTGGAGTCCTGTTTTGAAGGCCTGTGCTGGGCCTAATGCTTTGGACTAG